The Oceanicaulis sp. nucleotide sequence GGCAGGGCGTATGACCGCGCCGCACCCTTTCCCACCCTCTTTCCGGGCCGGTCAGGCCGTTCCGGGAAGCGTCGGGGCGCTTCGGCGCTCCGGCTTTCACCCGCCGCGGTCCGCCGCGGCGCTTCATGGAGGAAAGTCTCATGACTGAAAGTAGAGACTCGATGTCCGGCCTGACGGACACCGAGGCGAAGGAATTCCACGGAATCTTCGTCTCGAGTTTCATCGGCTTCACGGTCATCGCCATTATCGCACACGTGCTGGTGTGGTTCTGGCGTCCGTGGCTCGGGTAGGAGGACGAAACTATGTGGAAGATCTGGCTTCTGTTCGATCCGCGTAGGGTGCTGATCGCACTTTTCGCCTTCCTGTTCACCCTGGCGCTTCTGATCCATTTCATCCTGCTCTCTTCGGACAGGTACAACTGGATCGACGGCGCGGCCGGTGGCGGTTCCGCCGCCATCACGATGGAGTCGGCCAACGTCTAGCACGTTGGCCGGCGCTAGGCGCCGCTCTTAACGGGTGGCGAGCCGGACGCCTGCCGGCGTCCGGTCAATCCTGACGGCCGTACAGCGGGGCCGGGCGCGAAAGCGCCCGGCGCCGCCCGGGCGACCGATAACGGAGATAGTGCAATGGCATTATTGAGTTACGAGCGCAAATATCGGGTCCGCGGCGGGACGCTGATCGGTGGAGACTTGTTCGATTTCTGGATCGGGCCGTTTTTCGTCGGCTTCTTCGGCGTCACGACGATCTTCTTTTCCGTCCTCGGCACCGCTCTGATCCTGTTCGCCGCCTCGCTCGGCGACACCTGGAACCCCTGGCTGATCGACATCCAGCCCCCGCCTCTCGAATACGGGCTGGCGCTCGCCCCGATGCGCGAAGGCGGGTTGTGGCAGATCATCACGATCTGCGCGCTCGGTGCGTTCATTTCATGGGCGCTCCGCGAGGTGGAGATCTGCCGAAAGCTGGGGATCGGCTATCACGTGCCGGTCGCCTTCGGCTTCGCGATCCTGGCCTACGCCACCCTGGTGGTGTTCCGGCCGCTTCTGCTCGGCGCCTGGGGGCACGGCTTCCCCTACGGCATCATGAGCCACCTCGATTGGGTCTCGAACGTCGGCTACACGTACGTGAACTTCCACTACAACCCGGCGCACATGATCGCGGTGAGCTTCTTCTTCGTGACGTGCTTCGCGCTCGCCCTGCACGGCGCCCTGGTCCTGTCTGCGACCAATCCGGGCAAGGGCAAGACGGTGAAGACCCCCGATCACGAAGACACCTTCTTCCGTGACATTCTGGGCTATTCGATCGGCCCGCTCGGGATTCACCGGCTGGGTCTGTTCCTGGCGCTGTCGGCGGGCTTCTGGAGCGCGGTCTGCATGATAATCTCCGGCCCGTGGGTCCGCTCCTGGCCCGACTGGTGGAACTGGTGGCGCGAGCTGCCGATCTGGAGCTGAGCGGAGAAACCGATATGACGACTTATCAGAACATCTTCACTCAGGTTCAGGTCAGGGGCCCGGTCGAACCGGGCGTCGATCTGCCCAAGGGCGACGAGGACCGGACCGGCAAGGGCGGCTTCAGCCACCTGATCGGCCGGATCGGCAACGCCCAGATCGGCCCGATCTATCTGGGGTACACCGGCGTGCTCTCGCTGATCTGCGGCTTCATCGCCATCGAGATCATCGGGCTGAACATGCTCGCCTCGGTGAACTGGGATCCGATCGCCTTCATGCGGGAGTTCTTCTGGCTCTCGCTCGATCCGCCGGGACCTGAGTACGGCTTCCAGCCCTTCGTGCCTCTGAACGAGGGCGGATGGTGGATCCTGGCCGGCTTCTTCCTGACCGCCTCGATCATCCTGTGGTGGGTGCGCACCTACCGCCGGGCGATCCAGCTGGGCATGGGCACGCACGTGGCTTGGGCGTTCGCTTCGGCCATCTTCCTGTATCTCGTGCTGGGCTTCATCCGGCCGGGGCTGATGGGCAGCTGGGCCGAGGCGGTGCCGTTCGGCATCTTCCCGCACCTGGACTGGACGAACAATTTCTCGCTGCTTTACGGGAACCTGTTCTACAACCCGTTCCACATGCTCTCCATCGCCTTCCTGTACGGGTCGGCGCTGCTGTTCGCGATGCACGGGGCGACCATCCTGGCGGTGGGCCGTTTCGGCGGCGACCGGGAGATCGAGCAGATCTCCGACCGGGGCACGGCGACCGAACGGGCCGCCCTGTTCTGGCGCTGGACGATGGGCTTCAACGCCACGATGGAATCCATCCACCGCTGGGCCTGGTGGTTCGCGGTGCTGACCACGCTGACCGGCGGGATCGGCATCCTGATCACCGGCACGGTCGTGGACAACTGGTTCCTCTGGGCCAGCGAGAACGGGATCGCGCGGCCGCTCTAAAGCCTTTTCAGCGAAAGCGGGAACCGGTTTCGCGTTTCGAAAAGGCTATAGACCAAAGACCTGGAGCGTTTTGGGCGATCATGATCGACCAAGAACGTTCCAGGCGGTCCCGCACCCCGGCCTCACACGGGCCGAAAAACAAACGGGCGTCCGCTACCCGCGGACGCCCTTTTTCTTTGCGCCGTCATGAACCGCCGGGCCTAGAGCCCCAGCGTGTCCCAGCGATCGAGATAGACTTTCAGCCAGGGCGCGATCGTGCCGGGCGCGGTGCGCGCCTCCTCGATCAGCGCGGCCGGGCTCGCCCAGCGCACTTCCGACACCTCGTCGGGATCGAGATCGAAGCGAAGCGCCGCCCGGTCGGCCGAGGCGCGGAAGATCCGCACCCGCTCATGCTCGACCAGACCGCCGCCGACATCGGCGCGGTAAACCGTCAGGCCGACTTCGGTCAGCGGCAGGTCGATCCCCAGCTCCTCGCGCAGACGCCGGCGCGCGCTGGCCGCAGCGTCCTCGCCCCAGTCGGGATGGGTGCAGCACGCGTTCGCCCACAGCCCGCCGCAATGATACTTCCCCGCCGCCCGGCGCTGGACGAGCATGTCCGGCCCGTCGAAGACAAAGACCGACACCGCGTCGTGCAATAGTCCGCGCCGGTGCGCGTCCATCTTGCCCACGGGAAAGCGCTCACCGTCCTCGCCGATGGCGGGGATGACGCGATCGTCGCCGCGGGAGCCGCCTGAAGCGGCCGCGCCGTCTAGGCGACGTCGAAGTGTCTGTTCAGGGCGCATTCCGACCAGAGTTCCGAAAGGGCTGCGACCAGGCGGTCGATGTCGTCCTCGGTATGCACCGGCGAGGGCGTGATGCGAAGACGTTCCGATCCCTTGGGAACGGTCGGATAGTTGATCGGCTGCACATAGATGCCGTGCCGGGCCATCAGCCAGTCGCTGATGCGCTTGCACTTGACCGGATCGCCGACCATCACCGGCACGATATGGCTGGGATTGTCGAGCGTCGGGATGCCGATCTGAGCCAGGCGCTCGCGCACCAGCCGGACATTGCGCTGCTGACGCATCCGCTCGATCTCAGACACCTTCAAATGACGCACCGCCGCCAGCGCGCCGGCGGCGACCGCAGGCGGCAGGGCGGTGGTGAAGATGAAGCCCGAGGCGAAGGAGCGGATGAAGTCGCACAGCGCGGTGGAGGCGGCGATATACCCGCCCAGCACGCCGTAGGCCTTGCCCAGCGTGCCTTCGATCACCGTCAACCGGTCCATCAGCCCTTCGCGCTCGGCGATGCCGCCGCCGCGCGGGCCGTAAAGCCCCACCGCATGCACCTCGTCGAGATAGGTCATCGCGCCATGTTTCTCAGCGACCTCGCAGATCTCCGCGATCGGGGCGATGTCGCCGTCCATCGAATAGACGGACTCGAACGCGACCAGCTTGGGCCGGTCGGGATCCATCGCGCTAAGACGGCGGTCGAGATCTTCAGGATCGTTATGGGCGAAGACGTGCTTTTCCGCGCGCGAATGGCGGATGCCTTCGATCATCGAGGCGTGATTGAGCGCGTCGGACAGGACGATGCAGCCGGGAATGCGCGCGGCCAGCGTGCCCAGCGCCGCCCAGTTCGACACATAGCCGGAGGTGAACAGAAGCGCCGCCTCCTTGCCGTGAAGGTCGGCGAGCTCGCGCTCGAGCAGGACGTGGTAATGGTTCGTGCCCGAGATGTTGCGCGTGCCGCCCGCCCCTGCGCCGCAGCGGTCGAGGGCCTCGTGCATGGCGCCGAGCACGGACGGGTGCTGGCCCATCCCCAGATAGTCGTTCGAGCACCAGACGGTGACTTCGCTTTTTTCCTCGCCGTCGTATTTCGTGGCGACGGGGAAGGACCCCTTGCGCCGTTCGATGTCGGCGAAGACGCGGTAATTGCCTTCGGCCTTGAGCCCGGCGAGTTCGCCTTTGAAGAACGTTTCGAAGTCCATCGATCCCCCTCCCGTCAAAGATCGGGCGACCGGCGCGGGTCCCGCGCCGGAAGAAGCCAACGCCACAGCGCCGCGTCAGGCAGCGGAAGGGCGAGAAACAGATGCTCGATCGCGCCGAGCGCGGCGAGCGTGCCGAGCAGGCCCAGCGAGGCGGCCGCGAACGCGGTCTCCGCGGTCGCAGCGCCCCAGAGCAGAAGCCCTGCAGCCACGCTGATCGAGATGGTGGTGAGCACGAAGAACAGCCCGGCCGGTCTGGGGCTGAAATAGCTGTGCAGATAGGCCAGCCGGCGCGGCAGGAACTCGTCGGTGAAATGCGGCGCGCCCAGGAACAGATTGAGCTTGGAGCTCAGCCTGAGCACGAACAGAAGCCCGAAGACGTAGAACCCCACCGCGTTCGCCGCGCCCAGGCTCATAAGGCCGAGCACCACGACCGTGGCCGCCAGCGCGATCTCGTGATGGATCAGGGTCGCCGCCGCCTCGCGGAAGCGCGGCCAGCCCGTCGCTTCGGGCCGGCAGGGCGCCCGGTTGGGGCCGGTCACGTATCCGAACAGAAAGCTCATCTCGTGCCAGGCCCAGATCACCAGCGCGGCCAGAGCGCCGCCATAGGCGGCGGCCGGACCCGTCACGTCGCGCAAGCCCCAGACCACGCC carries:
- the pufA gene encoding light-harvesting antenna LH1, alpha subunit gives rise to the protein MWKIWLLFDPRRVLIALFAFLFTLALLIHFILLSSDRYNWIDGAAGGGSAAITMESANV
- the pufB gene encoding light-harvesting antenna LH1, beta subunit, with protein sequence MTESRDSMSGLTDTEAKEFHGIFVSSFIGFTVIAIIAHVLVWFWRPWLG
- the pufL gene encoding photosynthetic reaction center subunit L, with the translated sequence MALLSYERKYRVRGGTLIGGDLFDFWIGPFFVGFFGVTTIFFSVLGTALILFAASLGDTWNPWLIDIQPPPLEYGLALAPMREGGLWQIITICALGAFISWALREVEICRKLGIGYHVPVAFGFAILAYATLVVFRPLLLGAWGHGFPYGIMSHLDWVSNVGYTYVNFHYNPAHMIAVSFFFVTCFALALHGALVLSATNPGKGKTVKTPDHEDTFFRDILGYSIGPLGIHRLGLFLALSAGFWSAVCMIISGPWVRSWPDWWNWWRELPIWS
- a CDS encoding NUDIX domain-containing protein — protein: MDAHRRGLLHDAVSVFVFDGPDMLVQRRAAGKYHCGGLWANACCTHPDWGEDAAASARRRLREELGIDLPLTEVGLTVYRADVGGGLVEHERVRIFRASADRAALRFDLDPDEVSEVRWASPAALIEEARTAPGTIAPWLKVYLDRWDTLGL
- the pufM gene encoding photosynthetic reaction center subunit M, which produces MTTYQNIFTQVQVRGPVEPGVDLPKGDEDRTGKGGFSHLIGRIGNAQIGPIYLGYTGVLSLICGFIAIEIIGLNMLASVNWDPIAFMREFFWLSLDPPGPEYGFQPFVPLNEGGWWILAGFFLTASIILWWVRTYRRAIQLGMGTHVAWAFASAIFLYLVLGFIRPGLMGSWAEAVPFGIFPHLDWTNNFSLLYGNLFYNPFHMLSIAFLYGSALLFAMHGATILAVGRFGGDREIEQISDRGTATERAALFWRWTMGFNATMESIHRWAWWFAVLTTLTGGIGILITGTVVDNWFLWASENGIARPL
- the hemA gene encoding 5-aminolevulinate synthase, producing MDFETFFKGELAGLKAEGNYRVFADIERRKGSFPVATKYDGEEKSEVTVWCSNDYLGMGQHPSVLGAMHEALDRCGAGAGGTRNISGTNHYHVLLERELADLHGKEAALLFTSGYVSNWAALGTLAARIPGCIVLSDALNHASMIEGIRHSRAEKHVFAHNDPEDLDRRLSAMDPDRPKLVAFESVYSMDGDIAPIAEICEVAEKHGAMTYLDEVHAVGLYGPRGGGIAEREGLMDRLTVIEGTLGKAYGVLGGYIAASTALCDFIRSFASGFIFTTALPPAVAAGALAAVRHLKVSEIERMRQQRNVRLVRERLAQIGIPTLDNPSHIVPVMVGDPVKCKRISDWLMARHGIYVQPINYPTVPKGSERLRITPSPVHTEDDIDRLVAALSELWSECALNRHFDVA
- the puhE gene encoding putative photosynthetic complex assembly protein PuhE, with product MELIAPILAMMVLWWASTGAIFVLGERSDLARTVAMIVVSVLAVAALGVVWGLRDVTGPAAAYGGALAALVIWAWHEMSFLFGYVTGPNRAPCRPEATGWPRFREAAATLIHHEIALAATVVVLGLMSLGAANAVGFYVFGLLFVLRLSSKLNLFLGAPHFTDEFLPRRLAYLHSYFSPRPAGLFFVLTTISISVAAGLLLWGAATAETAFAAASLGLLGTLAALGAIEHLFLALPLPDAALWRWLLPARDPRRSPDL